TACGGACCCAAAAGAGGTATCATgtatatttcattttaatttccTGGCTTGGGATTAATGATCtcattttatgttttgtttaatATTAGGTAATTTCGATGTTGCTGAGCACATTCAAGCTAATGGGGCTTTTGCAGAAAAGACATTCAACCCTACtttatatgctaatattttCTTGATAAGTATTATGTACAATGTGTTGTTCTAAGTTTCTGAAAAGGTAAcatatgtaataatttaaatatatgacGCTTGTATaaccataatatatatatatatatatacattaaatTGTCACGATTAATTCAAATTTCGCACCTCGATCCCTCTTTTGATTCGATAAATGTTAAACAAACGATCGACCAAACGAAGAATAAAACATAACAGAAACTTTATTTAGAACTTGCCGGCCTGATATAAAGGCATTTATGTTAACAACTGTGCTATCTTTAATCAGATAGCTAGATATCAAACCATATATGATAATCCTAGGAAACTAGAGGGGCTCTTCTTTCTTAACAGGAAGAAATGGATTCGGAATCGATGGCGCCGTAACTCCACCGAATATGTTGCTTTTAGACTCCATTTTCACTCCTGGTTCAGGCTTCACATGATTCACAACCGGCGCAGAAGGACATCCTGTAGCGTGTCTCCTTACTGGATTCGAACAATTGTACACATTGTTCACTCCAGAACATCCACCGCAACAATCTCTATAACTGTCCATATCAgcgatatatatataattaagatAAAACAGGCTAGCTCTTTTTTGTGGTAATGGGTTGTCAAATTAAGATGGAATATTTATAGCTGAAAATTAGTCTTTTCATTTGTCTGCcatcattaattaatatattgcatgcatgcatgaatGATCAAGAAATTTTCGGGAACTTTGTGTATGTATTAATAGATTGTCTTGGTGcaaagtataatatattcacCAGTTTACTATACTCCGAATATATTAAATGATTTGCATTTGAGCATTAATTGGATATAATGAAAACGTAAATTCAAAACATTTTTGGGGTTTtataagtaaaaaatattttctccaagcataatttttttaaataatagttgagaggttttttttttctttagaacttttaaacattttaactgtaaaaacgtttttataaaatagttgTACAAACACGTACTTATTCttaaaacaacttttaaaaacttttttttataaaatttttgtaagaaatatttttataaaaacgttttataattatttgttcAAATTGAGGCTTCCATCGTTCATTAATAACAGtagatataattataattatgtatatatatataagatattCAACCGATTACTACTACTTAGCTTCGGGAGTATAGACTgcttatataattaataattattttaacatatatgtGGATATGGATGGGGTGGAACCAAGAGCCATCTCGAATAAtactataatattattataaataaaatcctaaataattaatgtttttgaaaaacttttattcatatatattacGGAGTCAAACTATCACTTAACAAAAGtcattacaaaaaattaatattgattCATAATACAACATTATCTAtggaaaaacaataataaataatgagaaaattatactttttgatcattttatatttttcaaatctaGCCCCCTTTTTCATCAGATTTAATGTGGCGCCGAAAAAAATGACGTGATTAGAAAATGATGATGTGACATCGGATATTGCTGACGTATCCGATATCAGATGCACGATAGTATTAGGTGAAAAGGatgaaaattgaataaaaatagaaaatgtgaCCAAAACTGTAGTAATTTTACAAAATGCACATCAAAATTATGTACATGTAGAAGGCGAAAAATCAACAGGAATACATgtcttaatataatttatttatggaaTATTTCATCTCAAGTACTGTTACATAAAATTGTACGTAAATAAAAACTATTTATCTTttgcattttaatttttttttgaactattttaaaGGATTTTGAAATAGTGTGTCGTAACTGGTGCTAAGAATAATTAGTTTTATGCATAAATTATAAACTCATTCATTTCTTTATATAAATCAATAGTCAAATTTATAAATACATGAATTTTCATTCTATTGTTTTTTCAACAATTCTACTTCTTTTGACATACCTTCTAtcgatttttcctttcattttctAGGGGGGTGATCAATAAAGTATAGGCTTCatttaaacaattatttttaaaacgttTTTAGAGTGAAAAATCTTAAATTATGTGTTTGGCTAAGATTTTTGTAAagtttctaaaaaatattttccaagtatagttttttaaaaataattaagatgTGCTCTTTTATGTTTATAGAAGAAAAACACGGGTTAAACTagaattaaatgatttatagaATAATTGTCGAAACatctttttgattatttttaactataaaatcgtttttaaaaatagttatcCAATCACCTTTTCAACtctaaaaacatttttattaaatagttgttcaaacacatgtttatttttaaaacaacttttaaaatattttataaaaattttgtaacAAAACACGTTTTATAAGTACTTGTCCAAACCgactaaaaatcttaaaatatttctAACATTTTGGGGTTAAAATTGAGGGGTTTTAATTAGAGGATAAAGTATCTCAAATCAAAACCCTGGTTCCATCCTGTTGCCATACAAGCTTATGTAACATGAGATCTATTGTAGCTAGCTGCGATCAAGCTTATAGATTTACACAAAAAGGAGACCTAAACATCCCACCCGATTACCCGTATCACTACTGCAAGACGACGTGCATTACCCAGAAGCAGCGCGTCGTCTAGCCTGTATCCACGGCGTATTTAATCAGTTAATATTCTACAACAAAGCTAGTCTAAGTGATAAACGTACGTGCGCCCAACCCCAGTTCTTCGTCCCTATCGATCCGTCTTTCGGATTCGATCAATGTTAGACAAACAAAGAAAGGAAGCAAATATGATCAGATCATTAACATAACATTAAAGTTTATTTAGAACATACCTTAATATAAAGGCATTAACACTAACAACTGTGCTATCTGTAATCAGATAGCTAGATCAACCCTTAACATATAACATATCATTAAACTATTATTCCATTTAAATAAGCACTTCAAACATAATTAGAACCCAAGAAAGCTACACGGGCTCTTCTTTTTCGACAGAAGCAACTGCTTTAGGAGCCGACGCGCATGGTGAAACTGCACCACCAATGCCACAATTTGCTTCCTTCTTCACACCTTGTTCAGCCTTCACATTAACAGTATCAGCTTCCGGCTTCACCCCTTGTTCGGCCTTCACATTAACAGCAGCGGAACATGTTGTAGTCTCTCTCTTTATGGGATTCGATTTCGAACAAGAGCTCACATTCTTCGCTCCAGAACGCCCACTGCAACAACCCCTATTATAAGTGTTCATTTTTCAGTAAAATATCTCAATCTCAagagataataatttaaatatatgtgagattgttaaataataaaactcTTTTTTAACTTTATGCTAATGGGATGTCAAAGATGGCATATTTATAGTTGAAGATCGGCCTTTTCATTTGTCTTCCGTCGTTAATTAATAACAGATaacagaaaataaatatatacagtAGGAAACTTTTGGGAACTGTGTGTGGATAGTCTTGGTACAGAGTATAAACTTCTTACTCGGAATATATTCAATGATTCGGCtttgttatttattattctTGGAATTTGATTTACTAAAATAATGAATATATACAGTCTCATTAACAATTTTGTGGNATCTCTTTTTAAAGATATATAGACCCAAGACATACAGCTACGCAAAGTTTTCAGTCGATATAGTACtattttcaaaacaaactgaacaaagaaaagaaaacatttaAATTCCAGAATAATAATGAATATAAAGTTTCGaacttttacaaaacataaaaggatttattaaagatataccaaagaaattaaacaacagaggattttaCCGAGATACcttagaaacataaattcataaaaatcactaATGAACGCTTTAAACGTCATTTGTCAGCTAAGCAGGCTGAatggctacaacatgaatttattatttcctGGTTACTCGAACCTTATGTTTACCATTTCCTGGTTCATCTTTTTACCTTATGTTTTAACCAAAAACTCTTATATTACATCAAATTCCAAAaccaattattattgttattaaataaataaaataaaatattaaattaaatcttatGTTTGATCAAgtataatacaatatatatattgtatatgaAAACTTTtttctttgtatttattttGGGTGGGCCTCCACCCATTAAACCCCTTTGTGGACTGAGCCCATTTAAGTTCGGGTTGGACAATTGTGACCCAAATGCAATTATCATAAAGATTCAAAAAAGCTAAAGTTCTAAGCAGCTCTGTAAATTTTGGCTTTGAACTCTGTTCTTTTGCTTGCCGGAGAATCAATTACCGCCGGGAGGAGGATCCACAGCTTCTACCCGCGAAAATGAGGCGGGCGGCGTTTAATGTTATGACGCGTAAAATCAGCGTGGACAATCGGATCTCTCTTCGCAATTATTATCGCATCGCCGATAGTCTTCTCAAACAGGTACCACCATACGATTAGCCTTCTACGTGTTTCGGTTAAGAAGAACGGATTTGCATCGTTTTTCTCATGATAGAGGCTAGTAAAAAGAATTACGTTCATGAAACCAAATTTATCAGATTGTGCTGTTGGTTTTATAGTTTTGGGTGTGATTTTTGTGGAAACTATGTGTTTGTGTACTTTATTTTTGTATCTTCTTTCTATTATTTTGGTCTTTTGATTCCGAATCTGTTTTCTTGCCAGTCTTTTGTTTCCAAATCTGTTTTTTCTTGCCCCCAAAAAATTTGTGGTTCTAAATTGATCGATTGAGGTTGTTTGTTTTAGCCCTTGTCTAGGATTTTGGCATTCTGCAGATTAGGTGATGCGTAAAGACAACCCTGTTTGGATGACTGATTGATTTGCTCTATGCGCAGGCTAAAATTTATAAggaggaaaaaaatttaattgacttGTACGTGATACTGCTCAGATACTCGAGGTAAGGCGGCAATATTTGTGGTTTGTTATTTATGAACATCTCTCCAATTTGTATTGCCATGATTTTATGCTTTCAATTTGAGCAGTTTGGTGTCTGAAACTATACCTTACCACCGAGATTACCAGACATTATGTCTAAAAGAAAGAACTTTTTACAAAAAGGTAGGTATAATGTCCTAATAGTTTCACTTGGAAATAATGGGTTCAGTTGACTCTTGGAGATAGCAGTTGAATTTCTCTATATCATATTGTTGCAGAAATTGTTGGATGTTCTAGATGAGCTAGAACAACTAAAGCCACAGGTGCGGCAATGGTTAGATGAACTGGATGAAGTTAATACCACAACTCAAATGCATCACACTGATGGCCCAAACAAAATTTCTTATGCGTTTTCCGTGAATAATAAAGCTTCCTTAAGCAACATACAGgtattaaatatgattttcttGTGCTTTTCCATGCTAATAAGttgcatattatttttaatgtactTACGAAATCATTTGCGGTTAACTTTCTGGTGTGCACTTTTGGAGATAGTAGAAATTAAACTAAGTACAAAGATGTTAATataaactcaaaattttttgccctttttcttttcatttatttaagAGTAGTTCCAGTAATTTAAGATGTTAAtataaactcaaatttttttccctttttcttttcatgtatCATAGAGTAGTTCCAGTGATTTAACTTTATTTGGGGTCTTTGACTAGAATAAAGAACAAACAACTTCCGAACATCTGGTGCCACATGCGTCGAAAATATTCTTTCTGCAGCAGAACCAGTTCCTCATATGAATGGGGTTGGTTGTTTTTCGTGCTTTAGGCGTATAAATTATAGTGTAAAATTAAACTCCTGTGGTGAGGATTTTAGTGGAAATGTATCTAAGGAACAGCTTTTTGGTAAAGTAGAAATGTATGTGGGACGTCCTTGGAGGAAATGAAGTAACTAAATAAGATGTATTCAGATTAACATTTTGGTTAATACCACAAGTTTTCTTTCTGCCTGCAACTTTTATATTAGGTATTATAGCCTGCTTCATATAGATCATAAATCCCTAGTGGAAGGAGATTGTTGCTAACCAGTTTGATCTGTGTTTGGTTTTCGGTCAGCTGGTCCATAGCAATTGTGCTCTGgcttatttattgatttttttctcCTTCCTTCTAGTGGAGCACAAGGGTGTTTCAAACCAAACGATTAGAAAATTCAATTGGGAGAAAAACtaataatattctgaaaaaGTATTTTTTATGGCTGAATTCCCTTTTCTGAATTCAAATAAGATGCTTAAATCTAATTCTAGTCCTGATACAATTAGAAATTATAATAGTTCTTATATAATTATAGTACTAGTCCTAAGCCAATTAGGATACTAAGAGTcctaatataaataaaatactaataaaaatcCAATCAAATGCATTTgaataacttttttaaaaaaaaaagaaaaataataggTAGAAAACAAATGATACAAATGGGGAAAGCATTGAATTTGTCCCATTTAATCATATGCACATTTGTTTTGgtataatataatgatttagTATTGAATGATATTTCCTTGTTTTTTTGTTCAGACTTCACAGGTCATCTCCGCACCTTCATCTTCGCTGAAGCAGAATAACACGTACACTGGAGTCTCATCATCAAATTCCATTGACTCGCAGTTCCAGAAGCTGTGAGTGGTTCATGAAAATATTCGTAGCGTGATCTTAAGATATGTTTTGCAGTTAATTGCAACAAAAATAGGCAGTGCTATTTAATATTTCATCCATATCACAAGCTATAAGTTTCTATGAGGTTTTTCATTAATGATCCATTAATCTGTAAACTAGAACATTACTTCATTCTTACCTGAGTGTTCAGCAATCTTCTCTAGCATTTGCAGTTGCGCTATTATTAATTGTTGAAATCTTCTTGCTCTGCATTTAAGCCAGAAATGGTTCACCTTAATTCATTATCAAAACTGAAATGTGATTATATTTTGGGTGTTCAAAACAGCAATCAACAGCTTTCCgtattttcttttaaagaaaCACATAGAGTGCCCTTGGATGATAGATTTGAAGCCATGGATTTGACATCTATTGATTTCTTGTATAAATTTATGTTGGTGAATTTCAAATCAACCCTTCCCGAATCAAGTCTCTCCTTTCAAATCAAATCCTTCCATCGGAAAAAAGCTTGAATGTTGTGATTACTCATTGAAAAATTGTGTAAGAAATTACGTAATCTCAGTAAATAGTTTCTGCTGGTTGCCACACAAATTTAGATTTTACGTTTTTTTTACTCATACATGTTAACTAGCTTTCTTGTCAGCAGACACGTGTATAATACCTTTGGACACCATTGTTTTGTTGTTTTGTAGTATTGTCTTACTTTTCTGAGTGGAGCTGGCATTTGATATCCTGCTGCAAACCTAAATCACCATGCTGTTATCTTGTTTAGATACCTACTTTTGCATATCTTTCTCCTGATTTTGTCTTTGATCTGATTGCTAAGTTTCATCTGGGAAAATAACgtatgaaagaaaaaaattgtatCAAGCTGCTTTTTCAGTTATGGAAAGTTGCCGAAACTGATATAGTTGCTAAATATTGCAGGTCTCTCAACTTACCTCTTCCAAATCAGGAAACATTGTCTAGGCATTCGTTTTTGGGACCAAATGGTCTCCGTGGTCAATGGGTGATGCCAGCCGCAGAGATTAAGGTGGTCTGAGTAAATTTTATCGTGTCTGTTTGCTTGGTTTTcccattaaagaaaataattttattgtcCCACTAATTTGGTGTTGAGCTCAATGGAATTGTTAAATGAATTTTCCTTACCCAGGTTAACTATCCAACCAATATAATCGTGGATTCAAGTGAAATATCAAGGTACAGATTCTATCATGACTGAATATTTGCTAACTTTTTTCCTTGTTTTCTTTCTCTGTCTCTCTCTTTCCCTTTTTCTGGGAGTGGGTGGGGTGAGCGGAAGGTTGCGTGGGTAAAATGAATAGTATCTGTCCTAGCCTCCAAACTTACAGTGATAGTGGTGTGACTCATCACCTGTGGTTGATAGTTGTTCACATTTTCAAGCCACACAGATTTATACATGTACTTTTAATTAACTGCTTTTAACAGATCAATATCATCCCTATTTGTTTATAGCTTGAATCAGGGTGGGCGACATGACCCTGTCACAGTAGAAGATGGTGATTTAAAAATGGAAACATCAACCATGGACTCTGTTCTATCTTTAGATGATGGTAGATGGTTACGTCCTGCTGAGGAATCTGCTCATCCACTAAACAATGAATTGGAGAAGAATGATTTTCGGTTGGGTAATATCAGGCAACCTTCTCCACCTCCTGTTCTTGCTAAGGTACAATCAGAGATGCTTCCTATATGTCCATCAAAAGTTGCCGATCCAAGGCCAGGGCCGCCAAAGCTCTCTCAAGATGGATTGCCCAGTTCCAATTCTTACCAAGATCTTCATATCGTGAGTCTGCGATCTCGATCTTACAGTTGTAATTAACAGAAGATAGTAGCTACGTATTTCTTATGATTTCAACTTAACCccgagatttttttattatattaatagaATTCTTGCATTTGTCTGTGATGCTTATTTGTTTTCTTGTATTGTAGCCAGTGAAGATGTTGGAAGATTTTTTGAGAGTAGTACGAAAAAATACTGAGAAGAATTTGGAAACTTGTGGTGTTCTTGCTGGCTCGCTAGTAAGACTGGCtttctaaaagaaaaaattggaCAGCCTATTTGAAACATATTCCATTTGCAGTAtctaatattttgattttcctTGATAATGCAGCGGAATAAAGTTTTCCATATTACTACACTCATAATCCCTAAGCAGGAGTCGACTTCAGATTCGGTATTATACGTGCTCAAATTTATGTCTGAGGCTTCATTTCCCAACCTTTCAATCAGCACACGCTCACTTTTAACAGAATTTTTCCCCCTCAAAAAAAACCATGGAATAAGTTGGTTACAATAATTTCCTATCTACAGAAAACTTTTATAGAAGTGATTAGTATATGCTTTTCGGAATTATGGGAAATTTCAAATTAACAATGATAACTTTTTTCGTCGACAAGTCTTCTGATCTTAAAAAGATTCTAGTTTTTGGGTATAAAAAGATTTACTGCCTACATCAGCATATATTtctgtttttcttaaaaagattctagttttttggtataaaaagaTTTACTGCCTATATCAGCATATATTTCTGTTTTACTTGTAGGATAAGTAAACGACCCGTGTTATGGTTGAGTTTTTTATACCATTTGTTTCTTCTGTAGTGTTGCTCACTACTAGCCACTGTGAATTCCCCCTTTAGTTTCAATATCAAATGGGCTTCTGATGATACTTTTTGCTATTTAGTTTTCGAGGACAATCTAATTGAAGTCACCTTGGTTTATGTTTAGTGCCAAACACTGAATGAAGAAGAGATTTTTGAGGTTCAAGATGGACGTTCCCTTTTTCCCCTTGGATGGATTCATGTAAGTCTTATACCAACTTGACGCATTAGCCACTACATTAGCTCATTAAACTGCATTAAACTCCTGAGCATAACTGGACTTTTGTAATCTTTGATTGTTGTGCCCCTTTTTCCAATCTTTGGTTGTTGGGAACTGAGAAATGATTGATATAATTTTGATGATATGATACATCAACAAAAGCATCAAAACATTGTTTTCATTCAGTCATTTGTTTCTGTTTTCCTTGTCTCTTGTCCTCATTATTCTGAATTTGCATGAGCGCTGGAAATTTCTCTTTTCTGTCTTCTGCCTTCGAAGTACTGCAGATATAGCTTCTGTGTATTGAGAATTGGGGTATTATTGTGtaaaatttcttcttcatttgATATGAAGATGCTAATTTCTCTTGTCTGCAGTTTGTGATCCTTGCTTGGCAGAGACTTCTGTGTTGAAACATTCTGTTGAAATGCATAATTCTTAGGACCATTTGAGTTTCTTGTTTTAGAAGCTTTgtgtgataatttatttttccgtAACATGAGAACTTTGCCTGTGGGGGAACTTTGACTTTTACAGTTGACATAATTTATGGTATTGACGTGTTGATTTAGAACCTTAATTCTTAAAATGTGTCATCTTTGGTTGCACATTGTCTGCTAGAGTATTTTCACATTGTTAATAGGTCTTTATTTATGCTTCTCATGCTACAATAGTTCCTGATATAAACATAATAACCATGAAAATGTATATGAGAAGGACTTGAGGGTCGCTGTGCTTGAATATCATATAGTTATATCCGTTAATCCAATAGAATATGTTATTCACGATTTGATTCTTGATTTGCAGACACATCCAACACAAACTTGTTTTATGTCTTCCGTCGATTTGCACACTCATTACTCATATCAGGTATAGTAAAACTGTATGGTGTTGATCTTGACTTCATTAGTCCAATTTTCAAAGATTTTCTCGCGGCTGCATGTATGAGTTTTGTGCCAGATTagaatattttatggtgtaacTATGAGTTCCCCATGTTTGGTACCAGGTCCATTGGTAAGATATTATGAGTCAGTTTAATCATAACATGTACAGAAAACTGGCTAAGCAAAACTGCATCTGGTTTTTAGAAGAATATGATGTAGACATTTACTTTGTTGGACTATAGTAATAGGGAAGAAATCATTTCCCGAGTGGAAAAATAACAAATGGGAGTCTATTATCTTCAGAAGAATGCCTTGTTTTAATGCTTTtgattcttttcttttgttttctttctgGTCTGCTTTATTTTGCTACACCATACTTTTTCACTGTTCATAAGAACATCTGACTTGTTTCTAGGTTATGCTACAAGAGGCAATTGCCATTGTCATGGCTCCGACAGACACATCAAGgtatagtttttattatttctgatAAATTACATTTGCGTTACTGGTAAATCGATTCTGATCTCTTTCAGTATTTGTCACTAAGGGTTTTGCCTTTTCCTGTTAATCTACCATAAAGACCATATTGTGCATCAGTGTACCGAAACATGACCAAAGgcaacaacttatttttaaaaatgtattgGGGGATGGTAATTATCCTGAGTGACGTATATATGTCTTTGATGCCAAATTGTTTTCTACTTATTTGAGAATGAGTGATTTATACACTAAATTTCTCTagcttttcttcttctttggtCTGAAGTCGACAGTCATTTAATGCACATTTATATGATGTTTGCACGGCGTTGAGGAGTATCCATGCTGCTATTGTTTTCTTTTCGATTCCGATTAATtcatttgtatatttttatttattgcagCCCTTATGGCATATTCCACCTTTCTGATCCTGGTGGTGTTGCTGTTATTCGACACTGCCAACAGCGTGGTTTCCATCCTCATGAAGAGCCTGACGATGG
This genomic window from Primulina huaijiensis isolate GDHJ02 chromosome 7, ASM1229523v2, whole genome shotgun sequence contains:
- the LOC140980481 gene encoding AMSH-like ubiquitin thioesterase 3 isoform X1; this encodes MRRAAFNVMTRKISVDNRISLRNYYRIADSLLKQAKIYKEEKNLIDLYVILLRYSSLVSETIPYHRDYQTLCLKERTFYKKKLLDVLDELEQLKPQVRQWLDELDEVNTTTQMHHTDGPNKISYAFSVNNKASLSNIQTSQVISAPSSSLKQNNTYTGVSSSNSIDSQFQKLSLNLPLPNQETLSRHSFLGPNGLRGQWVMPAAEIKVNYPTNIIVDSSEISSLNQGGRHDPVTVEDGDLKMETSTMDSVLSLDDGRWLRPAEESAHPLNNELEKNDFRLGNIRQPSPPPVLAKVQSEMLPICPSKVADPRPGPPKLSQDGLPSSNSYQDLHIPVKMLEDFLRVVRKNTEKNLETCGVLAGSLRNKVFHITTLIIPKQESTSDSCQTLNEEEIFEVQDGRSLFPLGWIHTHPTQTCFMSSVDLHTHYSYQVMLQEAIAIVMAPTDTSSPYGIFHLSDPGGVAVIRHCQQRGFHPHEEPDDGSPIYEHCSHVYMNPNMKFDFIDLR
- the LOC140980481 gene encoding AMSH-like ubiquitin thioesterase 3 isoform X2; its protein translation is MRRAAFNVMTRKISVDNRISLRNYYRIADSLLKQAKIYKEEKNLIDLYVILLRYSSLVSETIPYHRDYQTLCLKERTFYKKKLLDVLDELEQLKPQVRQWLDELDEVNTTTQMHHTDGPNKISYAFSVNNKASLSNIQVISAPSSSLKQNNTYTGVSSSNSIDSQFQKLSLNLPLPNQETLSRHSFLGPNGLRGQWVMPAAEIKVNYPTNIIVDSSEISSLNQGGRHDPVTVEDGDLKMETSTMDSVLSLDDGRWLRPAEESAHPLNNELEKNDFRLGNIRQPSPPPVLAKVQSEMLPICPSKVADPRPGPPKLSQDGLPSSNSYQDLHIPVKMLEDFLRVVRKNTEKNLETCGVLAGSLRNKVFHITTLIIPKQESTSDSCQTLNEEEIFEVQDGRSLFPLGWIHTHPTQTCFMSSVDLHTHYSYQVMLQEAIAIVMAPTDTSSPYGIFHLSDPGGVAVIRHCQQRGFHPHEEPDDGSPIYEHCSHVYMNPNMKFDFIDLR